The DNA region TGCACGTCGGCGCCCAGGCGGCCCAGGTGCCCGGCCACGGTGTCCAGGGCGGCCAGTTCGCCCGGGGAGGCGTGGCGGGCGTCGTCGATCAGCACGGCGCGCAGGGGCCCACCAGCGGCCGGGGCGGTGAGGGTCAGGGCCTGCGTGGCAGGGTCGGGACCGCTGATCACGCGCAGGATCAGGTCGGCGTCCCGGGCGGAGCGGGTGATGGGGCCGGCAGTGTCCTGGCTGTGGCTGATGGGGATGATGCCGGTACGCGGCACGAGGCCCAGGGTGGGTTTCAGGCCGTACACGCCGCTCTGGTGCGCGGGACTGACGATGCTGCCGCTCGTTTCCGTGCCGATGGCGGCGGCGCACAGGCGCGCAGCGACGGCCACGCCGCTCCCGGAGGAGCTGCCGCCGGTGTCCCGTCCGGCCCGCCAGGGGTTCACGGTCTGCCCGCCCAGGCTGGAGTACCCGTTCGTCATGCCGAGCGTCATGAAGTTCGCCCATTCGGTCATGTTCGCCTTGCCGAGGATGACGGCGCCGGCGGCGCGCAGCCGGGCGACCAGGGGCGCGTCGGCGGTGGGGACGTGGTCGCGCAGCAGCACGCTGCCGGCGGTGGTGGGCAGGCCCGCCACGTCGATGTTGTCCTTGATGAGCATGGGCAGGCCATGCAGCGGCCCGCGATGCTCGGCCGGCAGGGCGTCGAGCGCCGCGGCGGCGCGGGCGGCGTCCGGGTTCACGGTGATCACGGCGTGCAGCTGCGGGTTCAGCGTCTCGATGCGGTCCAGGTAGGCGCGGGTGGCGTCCGCGGCCGTGACCTGCCCGGTGTGGAGGGCCTCAAGGAGGGCAGTGGCGTCCAGGCGCGTGAGGTGGTCGGGGAGCATGCGGGCATTCTAGGTGGGGCGCCGGGCCGGCGGGCCGGGGCAGGGTAGCCTCGGGGGCATGATCGACGGGGGCAGCCGGGCAGCACCGCAGGGGACCGTTCAGCTCAGGGAACAGCCGGGCCGCGCCGTGGCCTTTCAGGGGAACCCGGGCAGCTACGGGGAGATCGCGGCGCTGAACGCCCTGCCGGACGGGGAGAGCGAGACGCGCGGGTACCCGACCTTCCACGAGGTCGCCCGGGCCGTGGAGATAGGTGAGGTAGCGTTCGGGGTGCTGCCGGTGGAGAACAGCCTGATGGGCGCCATTCACCAGAGCATCGACCTGCTGTCGGACACGGAACTGCACGTGGTCGGGGAGGTGATCGTGCGGGTGAGTCACTGCCTGATGGCGCTGCCGGGCGTGGCCCTGGAGGACATCCGGCAGGTGATCAGCCAGCAGCCGGCGCTGGACCAGTGCACGAACCTGATCCGCCAGCACGGCTGGACGCCGGTGCCCGGGCACGACACGGCCGGCAGCGCCCGCGAGATCGCGGAGCACGGCCTGCGGGACGCGGCGGCCATCGCCAGCAGCCGCGCGGCCGGGCTGTACGGTCTGGAGATCCTGAAGCGCGAGATCGAGGACGAGCCGTTCAACTACACGCGGTTCCTGATCCTGTCGCGCCTGCCGCAGGACGTGACGGACGCGCCGCACAAGACCAGTCTGGTGTTCGCGGTGCGGCACACGCCGGGTTTCCTGGTGGAGACCCTGAACGAGCTGCGCGGCCTGAACCTGACCCGCATCGAAAGCCGGCCCCGCCGGGACCGGGCGTGGAGTTACCTGATGTACGTGGATTTCGAGGGTGACCCGCGGGATCCGCAGGTGGCGCAGGCGCTGGCGGGGGTGCTGCGCAAGGCGAGTTACGCGAAGATCATCGGGTCGTACCCGATGGCGATCACGCCGGTGGGCTGAGCGGGAAAGCAGGGGCGGCGCGTGAGGTAGGCCCACGCGCCGCCCGCTGCCGTCGGGCCTCAGATCAGTTCGACGAGCACCTGCCCGCCGCTCACCACGTCGCCCTTGCTGACGTTGATGGCGGCGATCTCCCCGTCGCTGGGGGCGGTGATGGCGGTTTCCATCTTCATGGCCTCCAGCACCAGCAGCGTCTCCCCGGCCTTGCACATCTGGCCCAGCTCGACCTGCACGGACGCGACGGTGCCGGCCAGCGGCGCCTGAATGGCCTTGTTGCCCACCTTGGGCCCGCCGCCTTGCTGCGGAGCGGGCATGGCGGGGGCGGGGGTGGCGGCGCCCGAGCCGAAGCTGCCCGCATGGAACACGCCCAGCGTGGGGGTTTCTTCCTCGACCTCGACGTCCACGTCGTACGCGACGCCGTTGATGGTGACTTTCAGTTTCATGGGGGACCTCGGCTTGTGTGGGGGTCTGGCGCGGCGCCTAGATGGGGCGGCGGCGGATGCTGTGGGTGACCTCGTGGCCCTGGATGGCGGCGCGGCCCTGCTGGGACCACGCGGCGTCGGTGCGGTAGTGCACCTGCCGGACGCGGGCGCGGTGCCCGAGGGTGGCGGCCACGGCGGCGGTGATCGCCAGCATGACGTCCTCGGGGATGTCGCGGGCCTGGGCGTCCTTCACGGCCTTCAGTTCGGCTTCCAGGGCTTCCACGCGCCGGAGGAGGGCGTGGACGGTGGCGGTCAGGTCGGGGGTGGGGGTGGTCATGTCAGGTCACCGGCCTCACGTGGGGCCCACGCCGTGCTTCTTGGTGGGCTGCAGTTCGCGTTTGCGGTACAGGATTTCCAGCGCGCGGGCGACCTGGGCGCGGGTGTCGCGCGGGTCGATGATGTCGTCCACCAGCCCGCGGGAGGCGGCGACGGCGGGCGTGCTGAAGGTCGTGCGGTACAGGTCGATCATCTCGCGGCGTTTGGCGGCGGGGTCCTCAGCGCTCTCGATCTCGCGTTTGAAGATGATCTCGGCGGCGCCCTCGGCGCCCATCACGGCGATCTCGGCGGTGGGCCAGGCGAACACGCGGTCGGCGCCCATGTCCTTGCTGCACATGGCAAGGTACGCGCCGCCGTAGCTCTTGCGCAGCACCAGGGTGATCTTCGGCACGGTCGCCTCGGCGTAAGAGTAGAGCATCTTGGCGCCGTGGCGGATGATGCCGCCGTACTCCTGCTGCGTGCCGGGCAGGAAGCCGGGGACGTCCACGAGGCTCAGCAGGGGGATGTTGAAGGCGTCGCAGAAGCGGATGAAGCGGCTGGCCTTGTCTGAAGCGTTGATGTCCAGCACGCCGGCCAGCACGGTGGGCTGGTTGGCGATGAAGCCCACCGTGCGGCCCACGACGCGGCCGAAGCCCACCACGATGTTCCCGGCGTACCCGGCCTGCACTTCCAGGAAGTCGCCGCGGTCCACGATGTTGGCGATGACCTCGCGCACGTCGTAGCCCTTCTTGTCGTCGTCGGGGATGATCTCGGCG from Deinococcus ficus includes:
- a CDS encoding amidase family protein; its protein translation is MLPDHLTRLDATALLEALHTGQVTAADATRAYLDRIETLNPQLHAVITVNPDAARAAAALDALPAEHRGPLHGLPMLIKDNIDVAGLPTTAGSVLLRDHVPTADAPLVARLRAAGAVILGKANMTEWANFMTLGMTNGYSSLGGQTVNPWRAGRDTGGSSSGSGVAVAARLCAAAIGTETSGSIVSPAHQSGVYGLKPTLGLVPRTGIIPISHSQDTAGPITRSARDADLILRVISGPDPATQALTLTAPAAGGPLRAVLIDDARHASPGELAALDTVAGHLGRLGADVQRRGFPSREELSRSGWLLDVLVYEFKGDLNAYLSGVQRGPRSLHEVIQANDADPERCLKYGQTLLHAAEGTRGDFSELAYRQARDRDLRLTRTEGFDVLFRDADLVVFPGIHGYDLAAKAGYPSLAVPTLHDGEPTGVLLVAPHGQDRTLLQFAAALQGELGDPQLPPV
- a CDS encoding prephenate dehydratase is translated as MIDGGSRAAPQGTVQLREQPGRAVAFQGNPGSYGEIAALNALPDGESETRGYPTFHEVARAVEIGEVAFGVLPVENSLMGAIHQSIDLLSDTELHVVGEVIVRVSHCLMALPGVALEDIRQVISQQPALDQCTNLIRQHGWTPVPGHDTAGSAREIAEHGLRDAAAIASSRAAGLYGLEILKREIEDEPFNYTRFLILSRLPQDVTDAPHKTSLVFAVRHTPGFLVETLNELRGLNLTRIESRPRRDRAWSYLMYVDFEGDPRDPQVAQALAGVLRKASYAKIIGSYPMAITPVG
- a CDS encoding biotin/lipoyl-containing protein gives rise to the protein MKLKVTINGVAYDVDVEVEEETPTLGVFHAGSFGSGAATPAPAMPAPQQGGGPKVGNKAIQAPLAGTVASVQVELGQMCKAGETLLVLEAMKMETAITAPSDGEIAAINVSKGDVVSGGQVLVELI